In Sedimenticola thiotaurini, the following proteins share a genomic window:
- a CDS encoding RNB domain-containing ribonuclease, which yields MSVFRAAAGSLALYKIRPARVVQVSDKIDIDLGGGKSKRVRPKDIVILHPGPLERLEDLVEPAGELTEAWELLNGEETNLEELASLIYGEFTPASAWATWTRVAEGLYFEGSPEQIRARSPEQVAADQQEREAKAAAEQAWNQFIARLERGAIESEDRERLVEVEKLALGLSENSRILQLLGHQETPVNAHRMLVGVGYWPEEHNPYPHRQQVTCEDPRLGLPPLPEESREDLTGLPAFAIDDEGSEDPDDAISLEGDRLWVHVADVAALIPPDSDIDQEARSRGANLYLPERIVHMLPPQATQVLALGLQPVSPALSIGMRLDEAARISDVKVCKSLVRVTRHSYGEINQRMDSAPFAAIKALTDRFRARRLADGATSIDLPEASVRVRDGQVCIRPLARMASRDMVTEAMVMAGEAIANYALSQNIPVPFAIQPAPDKVETPEGLAAMYAYRRKMKPSRSSTQEGVHAGLGLTCYTRTTSPLRRYLDLVVHQQLRAHLDGRELLSFKQVGERIAAVEPLNGAIRRAERLSNTHWKLIHLKRNPTWQGEAVVVEMENNRATLLIPELAMETKLRVRQDLKLDSRLSVALREVDVEDQVVWFRPLG from the coding sequence ATGTCAGTTTTCAGAGCAGCAGCAGGTAGTTTGGCACTCTACAAGATTCGTCCCGCCCGGGTGGTCCAGGTCAGCGACAAGATCGATATTGACCTGGGAGGTGGCAAGAGCAAGCGGGTACGCCCCAAGGATATCGTGATTCTGCATCCGGGCCCGCTGGAGCGGCTCGAGGATCTGGTGGAACCGGCGGGTGAGCTGACCGAGGCCTGGGAGCTGCTGAATGGCGAGGAGACCAACCTGGAGGAGCTGGCATCGCTCATTTATGGCGAATTTACACCGGCCAGCGCCTGGGCGACCTGGACACGGGTGGCGGAAGGGCTCTATTTCGAAGGAAGTCCGGAGCAGATCCGCGCCCGCAGCCCGGAACAGGTGGCAGCCGATCAGCAGGAGCGGGAGGCCAAGGCTGCGGCGGAGCAGGCCTGGAACCAGTTCATTGCGCGGCTGGAGCGGGGAGCGATTGAGAGCGAGGACCGGGAACGGCTGGTGGAAGTGGAGAAGCTGGCCCTGGGGCTGAGCGAAAACAGCCGTATCCTGCAGTTGCTGGGTCACCAGGAGACCCCGGTCAATGCCCACCGCATGTTGGTTGGGGTGGGCTACTGGCCGGAGGAGCACAACCCGTATCCGCACCGTCAGCAGGTCACCTGTGAAGATCCCCGGCTGGGCCTGCCACCGCTGCCGGAGGAGTCCCGGGAGGACCTGACCGGATTGCCGGCGTTTGCCATCGACGACGAGGGGAGTGAAGATCCGGACGATGCCATCTCACTGGAGGGAGACCGCCTCTGGGTGCATGTTGCGGATGTGGCGGCCCTGATACCTCCCGACTCGGATATTGATCAGGAGGCACGCAGTCGTGGGGCTAATCTCTATCTGCCGGAACGCATTGTGCACATGTTGCCACCGCAGGCGACCCAGGTACTGGCGCTGGGTCTGCAACCGGTGTCACCGGCGTTATCCATCGGTATGCGGCTGGACGAAGCGGCGCGCATCAGCGATGTGAAGGTCTGCAAGAGTCTGGTCCGGGTAACCCGCCACTCCTATGGCGAAATCAACCAGCGCATGGACAGCGCGCCATTTGCCGCCATCAAGGCCCTCACGGATCGTTTTCGGGCACGTCGCCTCGCGGATGGCGCTACCAGTATCGATTTGCCCGAAGCCAGCGTCCGGGTGCGTGACGGGCAGGTCTGCATCCGCCCGCTGGCCCGTATGGCCAGCCGCGACATGGTCACCGAGGCGATGGTGATGGCCGGTGAAGCGATCGCAAATTACGCCCTGAGCCAGAACATCCCGGTGCCCTTCGCCATCCAGCCCGCGCCCGATAAGGTGGAGACCCCGGAGGGGCTGGCCGCCATGTACGCCTATCGCCGCAAGATGAAACCCTCCCGATCAAGCACCCAGGAGGGGGTGCATGCGGGGCTCGGACTGACCTGTTACACCCGGACCACCAGCCCGCTGCGCCGCTATCTCGATCTGGTGGTTCACCAGCAACTGCGTGCCCACCTGGATGGCCGGGAGCTGTTGTCGTTCAAGCAGGTGGGCGAGCGGATTGCCGCGGTGGAGCCGCTGAATGGGGCCATCCGGCGGGCCGAAAGACTCTCCAATACCCACTGGAAGCTGATCCATCTGAAACGCAATCCGACCTGGCAGGGTGAGGCGGTGGTGGTGGAGATGGAGAATAACCGGGCAACCCTGCTGATTCCGGAACTGGCCATGGAAACCAAGCTGCGGGTGCGCCAGGATCTGAAACTTGATAGTCGTCTCTCTGTGGCACTGCGGGAAGTGGATGTGGAGGATCAGGTGGTCTGGTTCCGGCCACTCGGTTAA
- a CDS encoding AAA family ATPase: MILSEIVAENFLKYARLALHELPISGVIAIAGVNESGKSSIGEAICFALFGRTFSLAEDDLEKVIRWGEPTCSVTVEFLLADQIRYRITRTLDRDGNHGVRLFMLDGDEQLLARGRVEVEEAIYDLLGYGYDEFIESYYLAQREIIAPQPHSQAVKSMAGLSTLEYVAYELEQEIEQERDSIDQLQDRIIQQDEALKALDLDPAGLQELESEQHALQTRQEQLQEEGQGLESAFGRYREMLPRRFAARRARGRAAVFRFLALLGALLCGVAWGMLSKLPDHPYSEKIASTLSRYLPQWDAAQHLPWLLYGAGGFVLLFLLLWIRQAALGVRLRRQGADVEALAVALEQALKNPLSGESSHEAEDGMTRDELQPMPARIREERISISELEPAVEEIIEAIQARSEEMRQQGIRIGMSLQKERQRRSDAQQLESVRQDLLQQRADHERRIELREHALTLLSGASRNLSQQFNRDLGGSVSRTLPIFTNNNYQHLQIEDDLTVRVFSSQKRDFMDLEEISSGTQRQIMLALRLALAQALNQRTEGGRQFIFLDEPFAFFDQERTRDTLRALPKLDESLSQIWIVAQDFPVGEAFDISVTCEPQRAELVV; encoded by the coding sequence ATGATTCTGTCTGAGATCGTCGCGGAGAACTTCCTCAAGTATGCCCGGCTGGCACTCCATGAGCTGCCGATCAGCGGTGTGATCGCCATCGCCGGCGTCAACGAGTCCGGCAAGAGCTCCATTGGCGAGGCGATCTGCTTTGCGTTGTTCGGGCGCACCTTCTCCCTGGCGGAGGATGACCTGGAGAAAGTGATCCGCTGGGGTGAGCCCACCTGCAGTGTGACGGTGGAGTTCCTGCTTGCTGATCAGATCCGCTACCGGATAACCCGCACCCTGGATCGGGATGGGAATCACGGTGTGCGGCTGTTTATGTTGGACGGGGATGAGCAGTTGCTGGCCCGGGGGCGGGTGGAGGTGGAAGAGGCCATCTATGACCTGCTGGGGTATGGCTACGATGAGTTCATCGAGTCCTACTATCTTGCCCAGCGGGAGATCATCGCGCCCCAACCCCATAGCCAGGCGGTGAAGAGCATGGCGGGGCTTTCCACCCTGGAGTATGTGGCCTACGAACTGGAGCAGGAGATTGAGCAGGAGCGTGACTCGATCGATCAGCTCCAGGACCGGATTATCCAGCAGGATGAGGCCCTGAAAGCCCTGGATCTGGATCCCGCCGGGCTGCAGGAGCTGGAGTCAGAGCAGCATGCCCTGCAGACCCGGCAGGAGCAGCTGCAGGAGGAGGGCCAGGGGCTGGAGAGTGCCTTCGGTCGTTATCGGGAGATGTTGCCAAGACGTTTCGCGGCCCGCCGGGCACGGGGGCGAGCGGCTGTTTTCCGTTTCCTGGCCCTGCTTGGCGCCTTGCTGTGCGGAGTGGCCTGGGGCATGCTGAGCAAATTACCGGACCACCCCTACAGCGAGAAGATTGCCTCAACCCTGAGCCGTTACCTGCCCCAGTGGGATGCCGCCCAGCACCTGCCATGGCTGCTCTATGGGGCAGGGGGCTTTGTGCTGCTGTTTCTGCTGCTGTGGATACGGCAAGCAGCTCTGGGGGTGAGATTGCGGCGCCAGGGTGCCGATGTCGAGGCGCTGGCAGTTGCCCTGGAGCAGGCCCTGAAAAATCCGTTGAGCGGTGAGTCATCCCACGAGGCTGAAGATGGGATGACTCGGGATGAACTGCAGCCTATGCCGGCCCGCATACGGGAGGAGCGTATCTCCATCAGTGAGCTGGAGCCGGCGGTGGAGGAGATTATCGAGGCGATCCAGGCCCGCTCGGAAGAGATGCGCCAACAGGGTATACGTATCGGCATGTCGCTGCAGAAGGAGCGGCAACGCCGGAGCGATGCGCAACAACTTGAATCGGTGCGCCAGGACCTGCTGCAACAGCGAGCCGACCATGAGCGTCGTATCGAGCTGCGGGAGCACGCCCTGACCCTGCTGTCCGGCGCGAGCCGAAACCTCTCCCAGCAGTTCAACCGGGATCTGGGTGGATCGGTCAGCCGGACCCTGCCGATCTTCACCAATAACAACTATCAGCACCTGCAGATCGAGGACGATCTGACGGTACGGGTATTCTCCAGTCAGAAACGGGATTTTATGGATCTGGAGGAGATCTCCAGCGGCACCCAACGCCAGATCATGCTGGCCCTCAGACTGGCGCTTGCACAGGCGCTGAATCAGCGAACCGAAGGCGGCCGGCAGTTCATCTTTCTGGATGAGCCGTTCGCGTTCTTTGACCAGGAGCGTACCCGCGACACCCTGCGGGCATTGCCGAAACTGGACGAGTCGCTCAGCCAGATCTGGATTGTGGCGCAGGACTTCCCGGTCGGAGAGGCGTTTGATATCTCGGTCACCTGTGAGCCGCAACGTGCGGAACTGGTGGTCTGA
- the ybaK gene encoding Cys-tRNA(Pro) deacylase produces the protein MTKYKRPSTAAIRLLRQHRVNFTDHPYRYEEGGGTRVSARELGVDEHQVIKTLIMEDDKGNPLIMLMHGDREVSTKTLARLIGVKSITPCQPAVADRHSGYQVGGTSPFGTRKSMPVYCEASILTLERIYINGGKKGYLVAMSPDDLQRVLNPTPVSASQ, from the coding sequence ATGACAAAGTACAAAAGACCCTCCACCGCAGCCATCCGCCTGTTGCGTCAGCACCGGGTAAACTTTACAGACCACCCCTATCGCTACGAAGAGGGGGGCGGCACCCGGGTCTCTGCCCGGGAACTGGGCGTCGATGAACACCAGGTGATCAAGACCCTGATCATGGAGGACGACAAGGGCAATCCGCTGATCATGCTGATGCATGGGGATCGGGAGGTCTCTACCAAAACTCTGGCCCGGTTGATCGGGGTAAAGTCCATCACCCCCTGCCAGCCTGCGGTGGCGGATCGGCACTCCGGGTACCAGGTGGGGGGCACTTCCCCGTTCGGTACACGTAAGTCCATGCCGGTGTATTGTGAGGCGAGTATCCTGACGCTGGAGCGGATCTACATCAACGGTGGCAAAAAGGGCTATCTGGTCGCCATGTCACCGGACGATCTGCAGCGGGTACTCAATCCCACCCCGGTGTCCGCTTCACAGTAA
- the hrpB gene encoding ATP-dependent helicase HrpB → MYSNAKLPVTRLLPELCQTLAEERAAVVAAPPGSGKTTLIPLALLDQPWLAGKKIIMLEPRRLATRAAARRMAQLCGETVGDRVGYQVRFEREISPSTRIEVVTEGILTRRLQQDPELAGVGLVIFDEFHERSLHADLALALCLDVMENLREDLRLLVMSATLDTRAVATLLGGAPVVVGEGRSFPVELRYLDRPATDSHDAVVRGVLRAVAETAGDILVFLPGTGEIRRVNGSLEQRLPPGVELFPLYGDLSRADQDAALTAQPNRRRVVLATSIAETSLTIEGIGTVVDAGWSRRPRFDPNSGLSRLQTVRVSAASAEQRAGRAGRLGPGVCYRLWTAAEQERLVPHQPPELLEADLAPLVLELALWGVADPGELHWLDRPPAGAYAQAQALLRRLDALDDRGRITPVGRRMAGLALHPRLAHLILNAGDQRDLALDLAGLLGERDILKRGSGVSHSIDIEERLQQLAAWRQGGTDARSTPYLDRSICRRVDRAVKQWRRSLGSIKGEGQRLSVGGLLSLAFPDRIAQRRPGSNGRYLLASGRALQVPADDPLSQHDYLVVASLDAGKREGRAYLAAPIQIDQIRQLQGAHIEIASRVEWDSSSQAVVAQEEERLGRILLATRPIKRIDPEAAQRAMVAGIRELGLSVLPWSESLQQWRQRVMSLRVWLEDTRWPDVSDTALLDSLEEWLGPWLTGISRREQLKQLELNAILTSQLSWEQQQQLETLAPASLTMPSGSRRRLRYQEGEPPVLAVKLQELFGLQETPTVCRGSVNVMLHLLSPAQRPIQVTRDLAGFWERTYAEVRKELKGRYPKHYWPDDPHTAVPTARVRPGKK, encoded by the coding sequence ATGTACTCTAACGCTAAACTCCCGGTCACCCGACTGCTTCCCGAACTCTGCCAGACCCTGGCAGAGGAACGTGCTGCGGTGGTGGCCGCACCGCCCGGCTCGGGCAAGACCACCCTGATCCCCCTGGCGTTGCTTGACCAGCCCTGGCTGGCCGGCAAGAAGATCATCATGCTGGAGCCCCGCCGCCTGGCTACCCGGGCAGCGGCCCGTCGCATGGCCCAGCTATGTGGTGAAACGGTAGGTGACCGGGTCGGATACCAGGTCCGGTTTGAGCGGGAGATCTCCCCCAGTACCCGTATTGAGGTGGTTACCGAGGGGATTCTGACCCGTCGGTTGCAGCAGGATCCGGAGCTGGCCGGAGTGGGGTTGGTCATATTTGACGAGTTTCACGAACGCAGTCTGCATGCCGATCTGGCCCTGGCGCTCTGCCTGGATGTGATGGAAAACCTGCGCGAGGATCTGCGCCTGTTGGTGATGTCCGCTACCCTGGATACCCGGGCAGTGGCAACCCTGCTGGGTGGCGCGCCGGTAGTCGTGGGTGAAGGGCGCAGTTTCCCGGTGGAGCTTCGCTACCTGGATCGTCCGGCAACGGACTCCCATGATGCGGTGGTCCGGGGAGTGTTGCGGGCGGTTGCCGAGACAGCCGGGGATATCCTGGTTTTTCTGCCCGGTACGGGAGAGATCCGCCGTGTCAATGGGAGTCTGGAGCAGCGTCTGCCCCCGGGGGTGGAGCTGTTTCCGCTCTACGGGGATCTCAGCCGGGCCGATCAGGACGCTGCCCTGACTGCACAGCCGAACCGCCGCCGGGTGGTGCTGGCGACCTCGATTGCCGAGACCAGCCTCACCATCGAGGGTATCGGCACGGTGGTGGATGCCGGTTGGTCCCGCCGTCCACGTTTTGATCCCAACAGTGGTCTGTCCCGGCTGCAGACGGTGCGCGTCTCGGCCGCCTCGGCAGAACAGCGTGCCGGACGGGCCGGGCGGTTGGGCCCCGGGGTCTGTTACCGGCTCTGGACCGCTGCCGAGCAGGAGCGACTGGTGCCACACCAACCCCCGGAACTGCTGGAGGCGGACCTGGCCCCGCTGGTGCTGGAACTGGCCCTATGGGGTGTGGCTGATCCGGGTGAGCTGCACTGGTTGGACCGGCCGCCGGCCGGTGCCTATGCCCAGGCGCAGGCGCTGTTGCGACGGCTGGATGCCCTGGACGACCGGGGGCGCATTACCCCGGTCGGTCGCCGCATGGCGGGGTTGGCACTGCACCCCCGGCTCGCCCATCTGATACTGAATGCGGGGGATCAACGGGATCTGGCGTTGGATCTGGCCGGCCTGCTGGGAGAACGGGACATTCTCAAGCGTGGGTCGGGAGTGAGCCACTCCATTGATATCGAGGAGCGTCTGCAACAGCTGGCCGCCTGGCGCCAGGGCGGAACTGATGCGAGAAGCACCCCATACCTGGATCGTTCCATCTGTCGTCGCGTCGATCGGGCGGTAAAGCAGTGGCGTCGGTCGTTGGGTTCGATAAAAGGCGAGGGGCAACGCCTGAGTGTGGGTGGGCTGTTGTCGCTCGCCTTTCCAGACCGGATTGCCCAACGGCGTCCCGGATCGAACGGCCGTTATCTGCTGGCATCCGGGCGAGCCCTGCAGGTGCCGGCTGACGACCCCCTGTCCCAACATGACTATCTGGTGGTAGCGTCCCTGGATGCCGGAAAGCGGGAAGGACGGGCCTATCTGGCTGCCCCCATACAGATTGACCAGATCCGTCAGCTGCAGGGAGCTCACATCGAAATCGCCAGCCGGGTCGAGTGGGACAGTAGCAGTCAGGCGGTGGTGGCACAGGAAGAGGAGCGACTGGGGCGCATTCTGCTGGCCACGCGCCCGATCAAACGTATCGATCCTGAAGCCGCCCAGAGGGCCATGGTGGCCGGTATCAGGGAACTGGGATTGTCGGTGCTGCCCTGGAGTGAGTCGCTCCAGCAGTGGCGACAACGAGTCATGTCGCTACGTGTCTGGCTGGAGGATACCCGTTGGCCGGATGTTTCCGATACGGCTCTACTGGATTCCCTGGAAGAGTGGCTGGGCCCCTGGTTGACCGGTATCAGCCGCAGAGAACAGCTGAAGCAACTGGAGCTGAATGCCATTCTCACCAGTCAACTCTCCTGGGAACAGCAACAGCAGCTTGAGACGCTGGCACCCGCCAGCCTGACCATGCCCAGCGGCAGCCGGCGCAGATTGCGCTATCAGGAAGGGGAACCACCGGTGCTGGCGGTAAAGCTGCAGGAGCTGTTCGGACTGCAAGAGACGCCCACGGTCTGCCGTGGTTCAGTCAATGTCATGCTGCATCTGTTGTCACCGGCCCAGCGTCCGATCCAGGTGACCCGGGACCTGGCCGGTTTCTGGGAGCGAACCTATGCCGAAGTGAGAAAAGAGCTGAAGGGACGCTATCCCAAACACTACTGGCCGGATGACCCCCATACGGCTGTTCCTACTGCCCGGGTCAGGCCCGGCAAAAAATAG
- a CDS encoding crotonase/enoyl-CoA hydratase family protein, whose amino-acid sequence MKQQIVKLADPRELTHVKVEFDPEYHAVWAKLSFPDRPCISTDLIRDLQQVQNQVSSMARKGNDANDPNRLRYQILSSDLPGVFCLGGDLELFIQLIRQGDRERLATYAKDCIDILYASISGYGLPFTTIALVQGETLGGGFEAALAANVLIAEKSAKFGFPETVFGMFPGMGAFSFLARRIAPAIAKRIITSGKVYTADELFELGVVDKVVKDGQGVEAVHEFIRHQRVRSSGFEGLERVVEQFNPLSYQELMDVVNIWVETAMQLSDKNLRLMEYLVNAQNKRWSSMPRANSTLEQIRESRVG is encoded by the coding sequence ATGAAGCAGCAAATTGTCAAGTTGGCGGATCCCCGTGAATTAACCCATGTGAAAGTGGAGTTTGATCCGGAATATCATGCCGTATGGGCCAAGCTCAGTTTTCCGGATCGACCCTGTATCAGTACCGATCTTATCCGGGATCTGCAGCAGGTTCAGAACCAGGTTTCCAGTATGGCCAGGAAGGGTAACGACGCCAATGATCCGAACCGACTGCGCTATCAGATACTCAGTTCTGATTTGCCGGGAGTGTTCTGTCTCGGCGGGGATCTGGAACTGTTTATCCAGCTGATCCGACAGGGTGACCGGGAACGGCTGGCGACCTATGCCAAGGATTGTATCGACATCCTCTACGCTTCGATCAGCGGCTATGGATTACCCTTTACCACCATTGCCCTGGTGCAGGGTGAGACGCTCGGTGGCGGTTTCGAGGCGGCGTTGGCGGCCAATGTGTTGATCGCTGAAAAGAGCGCCAAATTCGGATTTCCGGAAACCGTGTTCGGTATGTTCCCGGGCATGGGGGCGTTCAGTTTTCTGGCCCGCCGTATTGCTCCCGCTATCGCCAAGCGCATCATTACCAGTGGTAAGGTCTACACAGCAGATGAGCTTTTTGAGCTGGGCGTGGTGGACAAGGTGGTCAAAGATGGCCAGGGAGTGGAGGCGGTACATGAATTTATCCGTCACCAACGGGTGCGCAGCAGCGGCTTTGAGGGCCTGGAACGGGTGGTGGAGCAGTTTAACCCCCTCTCTTACCAAGAGTTGATGGATGTGGTTAACATCTGGGTGGAGACGGCTATGCAGTTGTCGGATAAAAATCTTCGCCTGATGGAGTACCTGGTTAATGCACAGAACAAACGCTGGAGTTCCATGCCCCGGGCAAACAGCACGTTGGAACAAATTAGGGAAAGTCGCGTAGGATAA
- a CDS encoding ATP-binding protein: MNSNPTSIYGSLEKGLRNLSHRLNSRPDSEHEQAAVRVIIQVVLLVYVIAAGPSSPASETDWYFTLAFITFFIILSSSLFVSILVWPDRSPIRRTIGIIMDVSTFSIGLALTGEQGAPWYAVYLWVTFGNGFRYGEKYLYLSGVLSVLGFSLVIAFTPYWRENLPLGIGLLASLIVLPGYAAKLTKRIHQERRRAEAASHAKSEFLARMSHEIRTPLNGIIGTGELLRSCDLKPLEQEYVDTIYTSGHTLLRLIEDILDISKIEAGKLEIERTPFDLYALINSTVKMLAPQVNTRRVKLFAHIDPAIPFRMIGDPLHLRQVLINLIGNAIKFTDTGRVELRCLQIGEEQTKRTLRFEVIDTGIGIPQELQDKIFEKFTQADGSTTRRFGGTRLGTTIAKQLVELMGGVIGLKSDPGNGSLFWFELELQAQEKIVGDEELALVRHCRVLRVYPREESSETAVTHCLQGWGVQIEHSPDIADAAEKLKDAAIRSRPYHLLLLEQVSIDQNVVDHIERILNSQDHQQTSLLLLNQPNQSLELLPTAIRERLQILHEPLNKVHLFNALHASQVSEYDGNSINPDKSLLPANTPSHGSLEILVAEDNAINRLVLGRMLKQAGHHFQEVKDGQELLDALETRRYDLVIVDMQMPHLGGLDAFKMFRFAHPDNTTPFIVLTANATIESRRQCEEAGVKWFLTKPISAHRLHQMIQVAIADSGREQLLEVVDEPAAVPDEESVLDLKTIEELYQLAPNPGFLKRLLEKLQQDGNQVINNMSEAVVANDPARFSSEAHALKGSAANLGLIRLQAQARRAELIQQDQLSELGREQVAHLRTAFQQGVSEFTRLLENPPTSLGPRLEPAGLDTKRSSQSGP; this comes from the coding sequence ATGAATAGCAATCCCACATCCATCTATGGCTCGCTAGAGAAAGGGCTCCGTAATCTCAGCCATCGATTAAACAGTCGACCGGACAGCGAGCACGAACAGGCCGCTGTTCGAGTGATTATCCAGGTCGTTCTGCTGGTCTATGTCATCGCTGCCGGTCCCTCGTCACCGGCGTCAGAGACAGATTGGTATTTCACACTCGCATTCATCACTTTTTTCATCATCCTCTCTTCATCCCTGTTTGTCTCTATCCTGGTCTGGCCGGACAGGTCGCCGATCCGCAGAACAATCGGCATTATCATGGATGTATCCACCTTCAGTATCGGCCTTGCCCTGACCGGTGAACAGGGTGCGCCCTGGTATGCGGTATATCTCTGGGTCACATTTGGTAACGGCTTTCGCTACGGTGAAAAGTATCTCTACCTCTCCGGGGTGCTGTCCGTGCTCGGTTTCAGTCTGGTCATCGCCTTCACACCCTACTGGAGAGAGAACCTGCCTCTCGGCATCGGTCTGCTTGCGTCGCTGATTGTTCTACCCGGCTACGCGGCAAAACTGACGAAACGTATTCACCAGGAGCGTCGTCGGGCGGAGGCGGCCAGTCACGCCAAGAGTGAATTTCTGGCCCGTATGAGCCATGAGATCCGCACACCGTTGAACGGTATTATCGGTACCGGTGAACTGCTCAGAAGCTGCGATCTCAAACCCCTGGAACAGGAGTACGTGGATACCATCTATACATCCGGGCACACCCTGTTGCGACTGATCGAGGACATCCTGGACATCTCCAAGATAGAGGCCGGCAAACTGGAGATCGAACGAACTCCGTTTGACCTCTACGCCCTGATCAACAGCACGGTAAAAATGCTTGCCCCACAAGTCAATACCCGGCGCGTCAAGCTATTCGCCCATATTGATCCCGCTATCCCGTTCCGGATGATCGGGGATCCCCTGCATCTCCGCCAGGTACTGATCAATCTGATCGGTAACGCGATCAAGTTTACCGATACGGGACGGGTGGAGTTGCGGTGTCTGCAGATAGGTGAAGAGCAGACAAAAAGGACCCTCCGCTTCGAAGTAATCGACACCGGTATCGGCATCCCCCAGGAGTTGCAGGACAAGATTTTTGAGAAGTTCACCCAGGCGGATGGCAGCACCACCCGGCGCTTTGGCGGCACCAGACTGGGAACCACTATAGCCAAACAACTGGTTGAGCTGATGGGTGGTGTGATCGGCCTGAAGAGTGATCCCGGCAACGGCAGCCTGTTCTGGTTCGAACTGGAACTTCAGGCGCAGGAGAAGATTGTCGGTGATGAGGAACTGGCACTGGTTCGCCACTGCCGGGTATTGCGCGTCTATCCACGGGAAGAGAGCAGCGAAACGGCCGTTACCCATTGCCTGCAGGGCTGGGGCGTGCAGATAGAGCACAGCCCGGATATTGCTGACGCCGCTGAAAAACTGAAAGACGCCGCAATCAGATCCCGCCCCTACCATCTGCTGCTGCTTGAACAGGTGTCGATTGATCAGAACGTAGTGGATCATATCGAGCGGATATTAAACAGCCAGGATCACCAGCAAACCTCCCTGCTGTTGCTCAATCAGCCAAATCAGTCACTGGAGTTACTGCCGACAGCGATCAGAGAGCGGCTGCAGATCCTGCATGAACCCTTAAACAAGGTCCACCTGTTCAACGCCCTGCACGCTTCCCAGGTCTCGGAATATGATGGCAACAGCATCAATCCGGATAAATCCCTGCTACCGGCCAATACGCCGTCCCATGGCAGCTTGGAAATACTGGTGGCTGAGGACAATGCAATTAACCGGCTGGTGCTGGGACGCATGTTGAAACAGGCTGGTCACCATTTCCAGGAGGTGAAAGATGGGCAGGAGTTGCTGGACGCACTGGAAACCCGACGCTATGACCTGGTGATTGTGGATATGCAGATGCCCCACCTGGGTGGGCTGGATGCATTCAAGATGTTCCGCTTTGCCCATCCGGACAACACCACACCCTTCATCGTACTGACGGCCAACGCCACCATAGAGAGTCGCAGGCAGTGTGAAGAAGCGGGCGTTAAATGGTTCCTGACCAAACCGATCTCCGCACACCGGCTGCATCAGATGATCCAGGTGGCGATAGCGGACAGCGGCCGGGAACAACTGCTGGAAGTGGTTGATGAACCGGCCGCAGTCCCGGATGAAGAATCCGTTCTGGATCTGAAGACCATCGAGGAGCTGTACCAGCTTGCCCCCAATCCGGGGTTTCTGAAACGGTTGCTGGAAAAGTTGCAACAGGACGGGAATCAGGTGATCAACAACATGTCTGAAGCGGTAGTTGCCAACGACCCGGCCCGTTTCAGCAGCGAGGCCCACGCGCTGAAAGGTTCGGCTGCCAATCTCGGCCTTATTCGTTTACAGGCACAGGCCCGACGTGCGGAGTTGATACAACAGGACCAACTGTCCGAACTGGGGCGAGAGCAAGTGGCCCATCTGCGAACCGCCTTCCAGCAAGGGGTCAGCGAATTCACCAGGCTGCTGGAAAATCCTCCCACCTCCCTGGGTCCGCGCCTGGAACCCGCTGGACTCGACACCAAACGGTCGAGCCAGTCAGGTCCCTAG
- a CDS encoding acyl carrier protein yields MIDVDSIALETSLQDLGVTSLDAITIVYEVEEVCDIEVPNDELESLRTVQDIVDGVRSLVSEKGDA; encoded by the coding sequence ATGATTGATGTGGATTCCATAGCGCTGGAGACATCACTACAGGATCTTGGGGTGACCTCCCTGGATGCCATCACCATCGTCTACGAAGTTGAGGAAGTGTGTGATATCGAAGTCCCCAATGATGAGTTGGAGAGTCTCCGGACGGTGCAGGACATTGTTGACGGCGTTCGGTCGTTAGTGAGCGAGAAAGGCGATGCATGA